Below is a genomic region from Chelmon rostratus isolate fCheRos1 chromosome 7, fCheRos1.pri, whole genome shotgun sequence.
CAATTCATGCATTGTCAAATCTCAGAATCTCTTTAGCATTCTTCGCTATTTTTCACCATTCCCAAACCAAACCTCTCCCctgcactgctgttgttttgatgtATAATTACCCAGAATCATTGCTAAATGGCTCAGACTGTCTCTGTGCCAGTGTTTTGGAGTTTCAAGCGTTGTGTAGTGCTCACATGTGTTAGCTTTTGCGTGTTGTGCACCTGCTCGCTCAGGTTTGGGCATGCGGGCGTGCATGTGAATGAAACATTTTAGGAGCTTAAAAGATCATTATGGGGATTATAGAGATTTAACAGggacccccacctccacctcgaTCCTCACTCTGTCCCCCCTTccctgtcctccacctcctcctgcaggggCTCAGTCCTCTCAGCTGACTCGGCTTTGTTCAGCACTGCGAAGGAGTTTCTAAAACTCTTTTGTATCCACTCACGCACCATAAAAATAGATGCTGCTAAAACAGAGAGCAGTAAGAGAACAGAAGCAGCAAACATggttgttttgatattttgatcTATCATGATTTTTGAATTTGAGGATTCTTTGCTGCGAATggcattttttccatttttatgtGGATTACGTTGATGGATGTCCAACAAAGGGTTCTGCTGTGCTGGAGGAGTGAAGTTACTACAGTTAGGCGGAAGTTGACTTTGGGAGCAAAAAGTGAACAATGTTAAGAAAAGCAAGGAAAACATCTTTAACATTGCCTCATGTAGAAACAGCTATCTCAACAATGTCTCCACTGATGTGTTTGCCACAACATCAGGCTCTTTGAAGAAGAGGAGCACTGAAAGGGTGACAGCGGGCTAAAGATGTCTGACCTCAGCCACGTTACAGTGTACTCGGACTCTTCTGATATTTATAAGGTGAGTGACGATGATGAGATGGACGATGGCTTTTAATGAAGGTGCTGTATAGAGGGAAATGTCACAGAGGTATTGAGACCTGTTGCAGGAGTCAATGGTCATCAGCAAAGAGACATTTTTTCTGCATAGCTGGCTATGTATATATCTGACATCAAGTTTAAAGGTACTTCCTCTTGACTGGGGATTGTTCTTTGCCAGTACTTAATTTCAAGCCTCACGTCCCTGCTATGCCAGTTCTATTTGTGTACTGTTCGCAAatgctgtgtttcattgtgcAATCTTAGCTTCTTAGCTGTGTGATTTGGAGCAGGTGTTATTCTCAGAAACCTACATTTGTCACTCATTTGTGCATTAATAGTGTAAATGTATCAGTACTGTACGGGTTAGAAGCAATAAGGCCTGTACAAAGATAGCATTGGATTTCCTTGGATTTCCCAAGATTAGCTTCAGTCACTTGTTTTGAAATGGCtagaatgaatatttttctAATAACCACGTATCAAAAGACAACGTGAATTTGAAATcaatgtgacaatgtgaaagaTGTTGCTTGTAGTGGTGAACCTCAAGAGAATTATctcctgaatctgcagctcatATCAAGTTTCTGCTCATTGTTTAGGTGTCCagcccacaactttactgtgttggttcactctcaccgctctcattgTGTGGTTTTTGGCAacagtttattgtttttattcgaaaagctttaaaaacccTCTGTACACGATCTGGAACATAGTAgagcatttaacatttaaagaaccagatatttccctcaggagatgGTAGAGACCAAACATAGGGCTAAAACATGTGAATATTGGACCTAGATTCACCAGGTGGTTAAacacacaactccaaatgaatgctaatgttgctaaaGTTAGCAAACTGACACAGTTATGTCCATTATACAGCATTATCTATGTAAAggttgctaacattagctaacagtAGAAACCACAAGctgctggtcataccagacGGTGTAAAACTAGCAGCAAAAGCCCTGAGCATGTTCAAATGAGTAAACATGTGTTTCATTGCTTATGGAttcagttttacatttgaacaattaagaatgtatttattcttgcttttttaaattgataGTTGCCACTTCTTCCTGTTCTGCTTTCCCTTAGAATGTGTTCTGCAACCCTGCCTTTGAGCTGGAGGGGGAGcgagaggagagggtggagggatTCCGGACATCCTCGTCCACCCCAGAGCCAATCAAACCGCCAGCAGCTCGTGagtcaaccaatcagcttgcttgaactgtatgtgtgttttggattGGTGCCACTATTGCATCACTTCGCCTCTGCTGCCTGTGAGTCCAGTTCTCTTGAGGGACAGTAAGGAAGCATGTGTACAACACAGTTATTATGGTTGACTGTAAGCAAGGATTAAAAGTGCAATCTACCAGTTCTACATGTCAAAGATCAGTTCACTTGACATCACCGGTCCTACTACTGAACAAGCCTTCTAAGAAAGAGACGATAACccgatgatgtcacagtgatgtcatcagggttgaCAGATTTGGAAACTACAGGAAGCCTGTCTTAAAAACTAGAGGTGTAGAGTTTGAAAGACGTGCATGTTTACGAGGCAGTGACAGTCTAATGAAAGATGGTACTTATTTGCATTGTTTGAAACATGGGATCCTGTGTTTTCGGTTCGATCCATACTAGGAACTAAAAGCATCTCGGCTTCTGCTGCGTTGTCTGTCTCTCGTAAGTCAAAGAACTTTATGGAAGGGAAATGAAACACTGAATCACTGGGGTAcccctttaaataaaaaaacacacatttgtgagagtaattacatttttgaaaacGACACTGATCAGATTGAATTTAACAATGACTGCAGTATTTTTTCTGGTTGCAAAATGAGGCAGAGTCCAGTAGTTTAATTTTAGCTCCTGTTTTGTTGTAACTTGTGACAGGGAAGCAATTGCTGTCATGGGAGCAAGTTTACTCCAAGCTTTGCAGAATTTGATTTAAAGCGACACATAACATATGATGCCATTTAATACCAATTAGTTGTTCAATGAAATAGGAGGGGAGAATAACGtctaaataacattttataagCCAGCAGAAAGATctcccctgtcctgtcctgtcctgtcctgtcatCCAGACCTAGGCTGGGGTGTGTTTGGGGTGTGTGTGATGCGTCTGAGGGCCCCGGGTTGTGGCTGGGGGGTGGTGGTGATCTCTGCTGCCGCCCTGCTCCTGCTGGCGGCTCTCGGATTGgccctcgctctcctcctcacacGTGAGTCATTGCAGatcacaatgaaaaataaatacctAAAACTGATTTGAAGGCGCTATTTCAGATCAGGTGCATTTATAAATTCAGGTTCCGTACTTACAGCTGTCCTTCTATGTGTGCTTTCATGCAAATTTCAtcctgtgtctttgttttctgcccATGGTTTAGAGATTAAAGGCCAGGCAGTGGAGGAGCAATTGTTGTCCACCAGCCCCCCAGACCTGCTGAGTGCAGGGAATGGAGTGTCCCATACTTTACCCACAATCTCTGCCAACAGAAGTCAGCTGGACAGTACAACTGCACCACAGCCTGCTCGGAGCCCACCATCTGAAACACGTAAGAGATATAGGCAAAATGGTCATTTATATTCCAATTTTCATATACATGAACTAAAAATTTTGGCACCTTTCTTTTTGTGTAACTGTAACAAGGcattcctttcctttctctcagGTTGTGGAGGGGTTTTGACTGACCCAGAGGGCAGCTTCAGTTCTCCCAACCACCCCGGCTCCTACCCCCCCaacttgctgtgtgtgtgggtgctcCGAGTCCCACCGCCCTCCGTGATCCAGATCCACGTGTCCTCTCTGACTGTAGAGGGACCGTCTCCCTGTCTGTTTGACTGGCTTGAGGTGCAGGAGCAGATAGAGCATAACTCTGTGGTCACCAGGTCGGTCAGACCCAAGCTATCTTTATGAGTCAAATACATAGAAATGAGAGACTCAACTCAAATTTACCTCTATGCTGGTCTCAATCAGTCAATTATGTGAAATTAACTTTTCAAAGCAGTATTACTATACACGTTCTCCCTTACGGAACCATTACAAGGGCTCATGTCATTACCTTAAGTTGTTGGTAGATGGCACTAAAGGCCTGTGCATAATTGCAGACTACTTCTAGGTACTAAAGGGTTCTTGGAAAGATTGCAATGCATGTGGATACTTTGACCTTTTTGCTTACTTGCATTCATGGAAAGTGTTGTAACATGACTCTAAATTCCAATAATGTTACACAACTTGCCCAAGAAATCCTTTTAAGAATTTACAGTGCAAAGTTTACACTCAAGTGGCAACTACAAAGCTGTAATGTGGAGGGGGGGAAAGCAGATTATCCAAAAAAAAGGGTAAAGATTATTAAAAGGTGTGCCCTTCCCTCCTGCAGGTTCTGTGGTAACGTGGCACCACCAACAGTCAACAcgaacagcagcacagtgtgggTCACCTTCCGCTCCGATGGGAGCATCGCAGGCAGCGGATTCACTGCGCAGTACAAGGCCATACTGCCTGGACACAGTCAGTAttgtggatgtgtattactcacataaatttgtttacactgtcacattgtggggactcaaTGTGACTGTGTTCCCATAACAAGTTCCCATAATGTAAAGGATATTAGGGtaaagacttgggttaaggttagggttaggcttaggtttaggttaaggttagtgTAAGGGTTAGGATAAGTCTCAaggaatgaatgtaagtctgtgtaaaatcccaaaagtgatggaaacgcTAAAGGTGTGAGTGCCATGCACACCTCCTGCCAGTTGTCATTCATGTATgcattcatctgtgtgtgtatcttctgtgtgttttctcagagAGCTGCTCCAGAGAAGAGTTTATGTGTGACAGTGGTCGCTGTCtgctgcctgtgtctgtgtgcgacGGCCATCCGAACTGCCATGACCAAACGGATGAGGCAAACTGCAGCCATAAACACAAAGGTGAGAGCATGCACACAAAGTTAAAATTGGACTTTGCTACTACCTAACCCTAACTCTTTCACAGAATGTGGCGGGCAGAAGACCGGGCCGTATGGTTACCTGTCGAGTCCAAACCATCCCAGGCCTTATCCTCACCAGCAGGTACGTTTTTAACCACTGTGGACTGGCAAACACAGCCCAAACTGGCTTTTACAGCATCGTGAATCTTATGTTTTTCACTAATCTCatgttctcctgttttctgtcagttgtgCATGTGGTATTTATCTGTCGAGGAGGGTCACGTCATCACGCTGAGCTTCAGGAACTTCAGCCTGGAGACTCAggatgtgtgtgagtttgaTTACGTGGAGGTGCACGACAGCGTCGATGCAGGAGCTGGACGAGTGCTGGGAAGGTGAGATCCACCACAGCCTTGATCTTCTACTGTGTGCATCATGTCATGTTGGATTCAAATATACACTAGCTGCAGCGTCAAAGATCGCTTCCTTGTACGTTGAGGGTAAATAAGGGTGGACATGTGTCCTCCTGTATGTGATTTATATAACCACAAAATTCTGTATCAGGTTTTGTGGTACCACCTTCCCTCCGGACCTGACCTCCTCTGGCCCCCACATGACAGTGGTGTTTGTGGCCGATGAGGGAGTGGCCGACAGCGGCTTCAATGCCACCTACCAGGCTGTGTCTGTACTGGACAGTGAGTTCTTGCTTTTGTGAGGCTAATTAATATCTAATCTGACCTACATTTACTTTTCAGAAATTGTCATTTTATACCTGACGCTTTGTTAAAGTCCTTAAAAGACCCAAATTCTTTCCTATTGGAGtactttcctttttcctttttgcctcTTCCTTTGCTCTTCACACTGTCATGTTTTGCAGTCTATAACcttctcctgtgtgttttcttcattaTCTAAAGGGACATGCGGGCCCAGCCAGTTTGCCTGCAGTACAGGGGAGTGTCTTCAGAAGCAGTGGTTGTGTGATGGATGGAACGACTGCCCTGACGGAGCAGATGAACAGGGCTGTGGCAACTCCACCTATCCTCCTTTCAGTAAGTCCCTGTTATCTCTGACCTCGATCAGAGTCCCATTAGAGAGGCACAGATGCAGTATTGTATTGAGTTTTGATATTGAAATAACTtctaaaatacaataaaaaaaaaccctaagagaagaagcagcaggacagagatGACCCAACCCTTCTTTGTATCATAGTTTACTTTGTGTGATAGAGACTGGAAGACCTGGTTCTCTGAAAGTCagtattaaatgtaaaataagaatAGTAATGAGGTCTTCTCTCCATGCCTGCAGCTTCATCGTGTGAGTTCATTGAAGTAGAGATGTGTCAAGGCCTCAGCTACAACCTCACCTCATTCCCAAACATCTGGCTGTCCATTGCTGATCAGAGAGAAGCTGCCACACTCCTGCGACAGTATCGGGTAAAAGCTCCTTTCATAACTTAAATTATCTATAatttcttgctgctgctgtatgatGAAAAATTGTCcctcacaaagacaaaagaacagTGCATGAACTGATGGCTTCTGCCTCCTTTAACTGTACAGCTGTTTCAAGCTAGACATTCGACCTCACACTTCTCCAATTTGTTGCCCAGGTGCTGATGGAGCTGGCGTGCTTCGAGCCCTTGCGGAGGTTGGTGTGCGGGATGTTTCTGCCCCAGTGCAGCCCTCAGGGTGGCGTCCTCCAGCCCTGCCGCTCAGTCTGCTCCTCTGCTGAGCAGCAATGCAGCCAAGCCCTGGATCTCTTCTCCTTCAGCTGGCCTTTCAACTGCCACCTCCTGCCCGACTCACAGGACCCCATGGAGTGCTCGCTGCCTTGACGCTTCCAAGAGTTTGAAGTTTCAATCGTTTTGTTCGTAAGACACGATCATCTCCACCCCCGTCTTTTTCAGAGAACACTTCACACCAGATCTGCAGCAGCGTTTCAGGACCAAAGGGTCTGCATGTTACAGAAGTGGAGACTACTTTTCTGGACAGGGCCAGAGGGTCCACAGCATTCAAAAGCCGTGTTGTGTAGAAAGCAGTTTGATTTGTAATATGACTGCAATCCTCATTACACAACGCTGCCTATAAAGCTTGTGGTGCATGCAGAAAATTGTGGCACAGTAGCtattttttaaagctttaaagtaTGTAGATGAGAGGTTTTTCAAGTTTTTTGTGTGATTCAGATATCAACtaagcaaaatgaaagcaaagtttCAATCTCCCTCTCCAATAGAAATTTAACTGCTGTAAATTTTTGCACTATTTATTGCTTTGATGTGAATCATGTGAACAGATCTCACCAGGAGTGAATACAGAAAGAACACCTTTAAAACAATCTTTATTGCATTGTT
It encodes:
- the LOC121609448 gene encoding membrane frizzled-related protein: MSDLSHVTVYSDSSDIYKNVFCNPAFELEGEREERVEGFRTSSSTPEPIKPPAARWGVFGVCVMRLRAPGCGWGVVVISAAALLLLAALGLALALLLTQIKGQAVEEQLLSTSPPDLLSAGNGVSHTLPTISANRSQLDSTTAPQPARSPPSETRKRYRQNGHLYSNFHIHELKILAPFFLCNCNKAFLSFLSGCGGVLTDPEGSFSSPNHPGSYPPNLLCVWVLRVPPPSVIQIHVSSLTVEGPSPCLFDWLEVQEQIEHNSVVTRFCGNVAPPTVNTNSSTVWVTFRSDGSIAGSGFTAQYKAILPGHKSCSREEFMCDSGRCLLPVSVCDGHPNCHDQTDEANCSHKHKECGGQKTGPYGYLSSPNHPRPYPHQQLCMWYLSVEEGHVITLSFRNFSLETQDVCEFDYVEVHDSVDAGAGRVLGRFCGTTFPPDLTSSGPHMTVVFVADEGVADSGFNATYQAVSVLDRTCGPSQFACSTGECLQKQWLCDGWNDCPDGADEQGCGNSTYPPFTSSCEFIEVEMCQGLSYNLTSFPNIWLSIADQREAATLLRQYRVLMELACFEPLRRLVCGMFLPQCSPQGGVLQPCRSVCSSAEQQCSQALDLFSFSWPFNCHLLPDSQDPMECSLP